The following coding sequences are from one Epinephelus fuscoguttatus linkage group LG5, E.fuscoguttatus.final_Chr_v1 window:
- the LOC125888345 gene encoding uncharacterized protein LOC125888345 translates to MSRRPSNGCKDDLKDEPTRGKRYPSSKKERGLQASLHSCKEQKRRLQIRTSCQRLCDLLPFVNGQLDTATTLELTARYISYLKETLPPGILSKVNEAVEANVSGSWKNKEKPQEKRRTVRLKKNSLQRAKPAAKKSTEDHVSRRYTQQKICKQVDHPSSTITNPLTMDQMLSPADGLTTAHALPILLDKSAVPRGQMLPVCRDQFLSASFEPVENDWMNPTSAFMNPTPCAFTSAMMSHTFLPQTGLQPSSSPMFWDATPDLVDPVALSSVNFGQAYSPPEQTTITNFIVPSVEQGQFSPSLAGPTDSVSAGDFTNQPLIPFSVFQSATSSSDNLIPEAGYLPVSDTLCDSGLLQENNLCSSSSLTDSPHGVDNPSWLDLLLDTNGNLCFPDAHLVNIVLSPYTGSN, encoded by the exons GTGCAAGGATGATCTTAAAGATGAGCCTACAAGAGGGAAACGTTACCCCTCTTCTAAAAAGGAAAGGGGGCTCCAGGCTTCTCTTCATTCTTGCAAGGAACAGAAACGGAG GCTTCAAATCAGAACATCTTGTCAACGCCTGTGTGACCTTCTGCCCTTCGTCAATGGTCAGTTAGACACAGCAACCACACTAGAGCTCACAGCGAGGTACATTAGCTACCTGAAGGAGACTCTGCCGCCAGGCATTCTGTCTAAA GTTAATGAAGCAGTTGAGGCCAATGTGAGTGGTTcatggaaaaacaaagaaaagccacAGGAGAAACG aaGAACAGTCAGGCTAAAGAAGAATTCTTTGCAGAGAGCAAAGCCAGCTGCTAAGAAGTCCACTGAGG ATCATGTTTCAAGAAGATACACTCAGCAAAAGATCTGTAAACAAGTAGATCATCCATCTAGCACTATAACCAATCCTCTGACAATGGATCAAATGCTTTCTCCAGCTGACGGCCTTACCACAGCACATGCCCTGCCGATACTGTTGGACAAATCGGCTGTTCCCCGAGGACAAATGCTGCCAGTGTGCCGGGATCaatttctctctgcctcttttgAGCCAGTGGAAAATGACTGGATGAACCCGACCTCTGCATTTATGAACCCCACTCCATGTGCTTTCACATCAGCAATGATGAGCCACACTTTTTTACCACAGACAGGACTGCAGCCCTCTTCAAGCCCTATGTTTTGGGATGCCACTCCTGACCTGGTGGATCCTGTTGCTCTCTCATCAGTGAATTTTGGCCAAGCCTACAGCCCACCTGAACAGACTACGATAACAAACTTCATCGTACCCTCAGTAGAACAAGGCCAGTTCAGTCCATCTCTGGCTGGCCCAACTGACAGTGTTTCAGCAGGAGATTTTACAAACCAACCACTCATCCCATTTTCTGTGTTTCAAAGTGCAACTTCAAGTTCTGATAACTTGATACCTGAGGCTGGATATCTGCCAGTGTCGGACACTCTGTGTGATTCAGGGCTCCTTCAGGAAAATAATCTTTGTAGTAGTAGCTCTTTGACAGACAGTCCACACGGTGTGGACAATCCATCATGGCTGGATTTGCTGTTGGATACCAATGGTAACCTGTGTTTCCCTGATGCTCATCTTGTGAACATTGTTCTTTCACCTTACACAGGGTCCAACTAA
- the spartb gene encoding spartin b isoform X1 — protein MEKAKQDAFDNARLQVIKDGYERAFECINKALTADEAGDKAQAVELYKRGRQHLLRAISVPSHGDECEGSSWESARQMQHKMQETLNNITTRLAILETSSDIGSAPTLNTSSVYGSDATDTSKGGLYPKLATKNKPEKPANPNLLSANGQAAGAVGGMPACCSGGLPLSPTRQLVPPAIQPPAYSPQAADGHLSISYGTESGEMSLVGDEFYSRTSNSTPSPQSMGEDGEELVYIPHGVQIFFVTPEGQVSAPSYPGYLRLVKFTSDHSDSMPNRPPAFLQVCDWLYPLMAMDSPVLLCNTGVFMFPDMMAPAPGYYVGVVLSSELPAEDREMFQDLLSQMTDLRVQAPDEAAGTINLSQKVSITTPEETAPAETEEEKALPEWSEKVANGILTGASWLSWGLVKGAEFTGKAIHKGASKLREHITPEDKPTHVSPTVTKGLHVAKQATGGAVKVSQFLVDGVCAVAGCVGRELAPHVKKHGGKLIPESMKKDKDGRSNIDGAMVVAASGVQGFATMWTGLEVAAKNITTSVASETVTTVKHKYGAAAGQATDHAVNSAINVGLTAFNVDNLGIKAVVKRTGKHTAQAILEDYKLHETPENGKQVEKSNK, from the exons ATGGAGAAAGCTAAACAAGATGCATTCGACAATGCCAGACTTCAAGTGATCAAAGATGGCTACGAGAGGGCCTTCGAGTGCATCAATAAAGCACTCACAGCAGATGAAGCTGGAGACAAGGCACAGGCCGTTGAGCTCTACAAGCGAGGGCGGCAGCACCTTCTCAGGGCCATCAGTGTGCCTTCACACGGAGATGAGTGTGAAGGCAGCTCCTGGGAATCAGCCAGACAGATGCAGCACAAGATGCAGGAGACGCTGAACAACATCACCACTCGCCTGGCCATACTGGAGACCAGCTCTGACATTGGATCTGCACCTACATTGAACACTAGCAGTGTGTATGGCTCCGATGCTACAGACACATCTAAAGGAGGTCTCTACCCAAAACTTGCCACCAAAAACAAGCCAGAGAAGCCAGCTAATCCAAACCTACTTTCTGCCAATGGCCAGGCAGCAGGAGCGGTAGGAGGCATGCCTGCATGCTGTAGTGGAGGTCTACCTCTCTCACCAACCAGACAGCTTGTGCCTCCAGCCATACAGCCTCCAGCTTACTCTCCCCAGGCAGCTGACGGCCATCTGTCTATCTCATATGGGACAGAATCAGGGGAAATGTCATTGGTTGGGGATGAGTTCTACAGTCGTACATCTAACTCAACACCATCTCCCCAGAGTATGGGTGAAGATGGAGAGGAGCTGGTGTATATTCCTCATGGTGTACAGATATTCTTTGTCACACCTGAGGGGCAGGTGAGCGCTCCGTCGTACCCAGGCTACCTGCGGCTGGTGAAGTTTACCAGTGACCATTCTGACAGTATGCCCAACAGGCCACCAGCATTTCTGCAG GTATGTGACTGGCTGTACCCTCTCATGGCTATGGACTCTCCAGTGTTGCTGTGTAACACTGGTGTGTTTATGTTTCCGGACATGATGGCGCCAGCTCCAGGCTATTATGTGGGGGTGGTGTTGTCCTCTGAGCTGCCTGCTGAAGACAGAGAGATGTTCCAGGACCTGCTGTCTCAGATGACAGATCTCAGGGTGCAG GCTCCAGATGAAGCTGCAGGCACCATTAATCTCAGTCAGAAGGTGTCCATTACTACACCTGAGGAGACTGCACCAGCAGAAACCGAGGAGGAGAAGGCTTTGCCTGAGTGGAGTGAAAAGGTGGCAAATGGGATCCTGACAG GTGCATCATGGCTAAGCTGGGGCCTCGTCAAAGGAGCTGAGTTCACAGGCAAAGCCATTCACAAAGGTGCATCAAAACTCAGAGAACACATCACTCCAGAGGACAAACCCACCCACGTCAGCCCCACAGTCACCAAAGGCCTCCATGTAGCCAAGCAAGCGACAGGGGGAGCGGTCAAAGTCAGCCAGTTTCTAG TGGACGGGGTATGTGCGGTCGCTGGCTGTGTGGGTCGAGAGTTGGCACCACACGTGAAGAAACACGGAGGCAAGCTGATCCCAGAATCTATGAAGAAAGACAAGGATGGGCGTTCCAACATAGATGGAGCCATGGTGGTGGCTGCCAGTGGAGTGCAAG GATTTGCAACCATGTGGACTGGTTTGGAAGTAGCAGCCAAGAACATTACTACAAGTGTAGCATCAGAGACAGTCACCACTGTAAAACATAA GtatggagcagcagcaggacaagCCACAGATCACGCTGTCAATTCTGCTATTAATGTTGGTCTCACTGCCTTCAATGTTGACAACCTGGGGATCAAAGCTGTGGTGAAAAGAACTGGCAAGCACACCGCGCAGGCCATTTTGGAGGACTACAAGCTTCATGAAACACCAGAGAACGGGAAGCAAGTGGAGAAATCAAACAAATAG
- the spartb gene encoding spartin b isoform X2 — protein MEKAKQDAFDNARLQVIKDGYERAFECINKALTADEAGDKAQAVELYKRGRQHLLRAISVPSHGDECEGSSWESARQMQHKMQETLNNITTRLAILETSSDIGSAPTLNTSSVYGSDATDTSKGGLYPKLATKNKPEKPANPNLLSANGQAAGAVGGMPACCSGGLPLSPTRQLVPPAIQPPAYSPQAADGHLSISYGTESGEMSLVGDEFYSRTSNSTPSPQSMGEDGEELVYIPHGVQIFFVTPEGQVSAPSYPGYLRLVKFTSDHSDSMPNRPPAFLQVCDWLYPLMAMDSPVLLCNTGVFMFPDMMAPAPGYYVGVVLSSELPAEDREMFQDLLSQMTDLRVQAPDEAAGTINLSQKVSITTPEETAPAETEEEKALPEWSEKVANGILTGASWLSWGLVKGAEFTGKAIHKGASKLREHITPEDKPTHVSPTVTKGLHVAKQATGGAVKVSQFLVDGVCAVAGCVGRELAPHVKKHGGKLIPESMKKDKDGRSNIDGAMVVAASGVQGFATMWTGLEVAAKNITTSVASETVTTVKHKFRGLQNIFDPPVENKCNFS, from the exons ATGGAGAAAGCTAAACAAGATGCATTCGACAATGCCAGACTTCAAGTGATCAAAGATGGCTACGAGAGGGCCTTCGAGTGCATCAATAAAGCACTCACAGCAGATGAAGCTGGAGACAAGGCACAGGCCGTTGAGCTCTACAAGCGAGGGCGGCAGCACCTTCTCAGGGCCATCAGTGTGCCTTCACACGGAGATGAGTGTGAAGGCAGCTCCTGGGAATCAGCCAGACAGATGCAGCACAAGATGCAGGAGACGCTGAACAACATCACCACTCGCCTGGCCATACTGGAGACCAGCTCTGACATTGGATCTGCACCTACATTGAACACTAGCAGTGTGTATGGCTCCGATGCTACAGACACATCTAAAGGAGGTCTCTACCCAAAACTTGCCACCAAAAACAAGCCAGAGAAGCCAGCTAATCCAAACCTACTTTCTGCCAATGGCCAGGCAGCAGGAGCGGTAGGAGGCATGCCTGCATGCTGTAGTGGAGGTCTACCTCTCTCACCAACCAGACAGCTTGTGCCTCCAGCCATACAGCCTCCAGCTTACTCTCCCCAGGCAGCTGACGGCCATCTGTCTATCTCATATGGGACAGAATCAGGGGAAATGTCATTGGTTGGGGATGAGTTCTACAGTCGTACATCTAACTCAACACCATCTCCCCAGAGTATGGGTGAAGATGGAGAGGAGCTGGTGTATATTCCTCATGGTGTACAGATATTCTTTGTCACACCTGAGGGGCAGGTGAGCGCTCCGTCGTACCCAGGCTACCTGCGGCTGGTGAAGTTTACCAGTGACCATTCTGACAGTATGCCCAACAGGCCACCAGCATTTCTGCAG GTATGTGACTGGCTGTACCCTCTCATGGCTATGGACTCTCCAGTGTTGCTGTGTAACACTGGTGTGTTTATGTTTCCGGACATGATGGCGCCAGCTCCAGGCTATTATGTGGGGGTGGTGTTGTCCTCTGAGCTGCCTGCTGAAGACAGAGAGATGTTCCAGGACCTGCTGTCTCAGATGACAGATCTCAGGGTGCAG GCTCCAGATGAAGCTGCAGGCACCATTAATCTCAGTCAGAAGGTGTCCATTACTACACCTGAGGAGACTGCACCAGCAGAAACCGAGGAGGAGAAGGCTTTGCCTGAGTGGAGTGAAAAGGTGGCAAATGGGATCCTGACAG GTGCATCATGGCTAAGCTGGGGCCTCGTCAAAGGAGCTGAGTTCACAGGCAAAGCCATTCACAAAGGTGCATCAAAACTCAGAGAACACATCACTCCAGAGGACAAACCCACCCACGTCAGCCCCACAGTCACCAAAGGCCTCCATGTAGCCAAGCAAGCGACAGGGGGAGCGGTCAAAGTCAGCCAGTTTCTAG TGGACGGGGTATGTGCGGTCGCTGGCTGTGTGGGTCGAGAGTTGGCACCACACGTGAAGAAACACGGAGGCAAGCTGATCCCAGAATCTATGAAGAAAGACAAGGATGGGCGTTCCAACATAGATGGAGCCATGGTGGTGGCTGCCAGTGGAGTGCAAG GATTTGCAACCATGTGGACTGGTTTGGAAGTAGCAGCCAAGAACATTACTACAAGTGTAGCATCAGAGACAGTCACCACTGTAAAACATAA atttaggGGTCTACAAAACATCTTTGACCCACCTGTTGAGAATAAGTGTAATTTTTCATAA